Proteins encoded within one genomic window of Haematospirillum jordaniae:
- a CDS encoding helix-turn-helix domain-containing protein, whose translation MTVGFDCGAADPVDSHLGQSLRQFRELRLLTLSSLGQAAGVSPQQIHKYERAVDRIPASRLFRIGCCLDVPVQAFFDGLEGSITLGDYPLDGDQLRLLAWLSVLTAEQKKAVFRLVQSLAGMGRPGGR comes from the coding sequence GTGACAGTTGGTTTTGATTGTGGGGCGGCGGACCCTGTTGACAGCCATCTGGGGCAATCCCTGAGGCAGTTCCGCGAACTGCGCTTGTTGACGCTGTCTTCCTTGGGGCAGGCTGCTGGGGTGTCGCCGCAGCAGATCCATAAATATGAACGTGCGGTGGATCGTATTCCGGCGTCCCGCCTGTTTCGTATCGGCTGTTGTCTGGATGTGCCAGTCCAAGCTTTCTTTGATGGTCTTGAGGGATCCATAACCCTTGGCGACTATCCGCTGGATGGTGATCAGCTGCGCCTTCTGGCCTGGCTGTCCGTGCTGACGGCGGAGCAGAAAAAAGCCGTTTTCCGTCTTGTGCAGTCCCTGGCCGGCATGGGCCGTCCCGGGGGGAGATGA
- a CDS encoding HAMP domain-containing methyl-accepting chemotaxis protein, whose product MSSLRFLSVKHQIQLVLALFLVPALASVAVLLWHENEAISFARKETMGTAYITPLLDAQIATARYMVTATNPDAGTVARVAAGLESVREQADLLDMRGSHAIVERLWTDFAAVPGLERARDMIAGLESAVAQAGDHSNLILDPELSSYYLMDSLVVRLPKMITGVADMAGYMLEASASGNAGLDVIRAGAVMGGHLSALESGYATVMETSEDSAVAAMMPALSTRVSGAVDTVLASVGRGQGIVSGQEHQAVLLAALDAFEDMRRRALWGLDTILNERIQGSVVILSISLLILALFFGAAGYVANRYAVESLSVPLVTLRRSIQRLAEGDVETPVPDFQRRDEIGAIASALKVLRHTATRAFALGQMLEAMPVNIVTVSPQDGRISWINAATRNALEQIGPSLNGLPPGTDSLEGLSIDLFHPQPGWLSELVADPGQLPWTGEVHLGNERVALSVFPVLDHYGQMTAAMLTWSIVTSSRRMAEVFETSMEGVVGDAGVVQEAARKLDTIACRAASGIDMVNGAVSQVSDFVTSLACSAEDLSRSSADMIERLSSANTLTINGVEMAEDSMRAVSGLSRVAKEINGVVDLITEIAEQTNILALNATVEAARAGAAGRGFAVVANEVKKLARQTAAATEDVRVRVAAVADVSQDVANAMIRVSRLISGVNGLVGDLTSSMVDQSRATGVIADRIQQTSTRMIQAAEDLDALSEATQATRSEAGSLLEVSTTLSQRSGRLSREWSGFSAGALRLAV is encoded by the coding sequence ATGTCCTCGCTGCGTTTTTTGTCGGTCAAGCACCAGATCCAGCTGGTTCTGGCCCTGTTTCTGGTGCCGGCCTTGGCGTCGGTGGCGGTTCTGCTCTGGCACGAGAACGAGGCCATCAGCTTCGCCCGCAAGGAAACGATGGGGACAGCCTATATCACCCCGCTCCTAGACGCCCAGATTGCTACGGCCCGTTACATGGTGACTGCCACGAATCCGGATGCGGGAACCGTGGCCCGCGTTGCGGCGGGGCTGGAATCGGTACGGGAGCAGGCCGATCTTCTGGACATGCGGGGGTCCCACGCGATTGTAGAGCGCTTGTGGACTGATTTTGCGGCGGTACCCGGCCTCGAGCGGGCGCGCGACATGATCGCGGGGCTGGAGTCTGCGGTTGCGCAGGCCGGGGATCATTCCAACCTGATCTTGGATCCGGAGCTGTCCAGCTATTACCTGATGGATTCCTTGGTTGTGCGCTTGCCCAAGATGATTACCGGGGTGGCGGATATGGCCGGGTACATGCTGGAGGCATCGGCATCCGGCAATGCCGGACTTGATGTTATCCGCGCCGGTGCTGTGATGGGGGGGCACCTGTCGGCGCTGGAAAGCGGGTATGCTACGGTTATGGAGACGTCTGAGGATTCCGCTGTGGCCGCCATGATGCCGGCGTTGTCCACCCGCGTTTCCGGGGCGGTGGATACGGTGTTGGCCAGCGTTGGCCGCGGGCAGGGCATTGTTTCCGGCCAGGAGCATCAAGCGGTTCTGCTGGCCGCGCTGGACGCGTTCGAGGACATGCGCCGCCGGGCCTTGTGGGGCCTTGATACCATTCTGAACGAACGGATTCAGGGGTCGGTTGTCATCCTGTCCATCAGCCTGTTGATCCTGGCCCTGTTTTTCGGTGCTGCCGGCTATGTGGCAAACCGCTATGCCGTGGAATCGCTGTCGGTTCCGTTGGTGACCCTGCGCCGGTCGATCCAGCGTCTTGCCGAAGGCGATGTGGAAACCCCGGTGCCGGATTTCCAGCGGCGGGACGAAATTGGTGCCATTGCCTCAGCCCTGAAGGTGTTGCGCCATACGGCAACCCGTGCCTTTGCCCTGGGGCAGATGCTGGAAGCGATGCCGGTCAATATTGTGACGGTCAGCCCCCAGGACGGGCGTATCAGCTGGATCAATGCCGCCACGCGCAATGCCCTGGAACAGATTGGGCCGTCCCTGAATGGTTTACCCCCGGGGACAGACAGTTTGGAGGGGCTTTCCATTGATTTGTTCCATCCGCAGCCGGGCTGGCTGTCGGAGCTGGTGGCCGACCCCGGTCAGCTGCCGTGGACGGGCGAGGTTCATCTGGGGAACGAGCGGGTGGCTCTGTCCGTGTTTCCGGTTCTGGACCATTATGGCCAGATGACAGCGGCCATGCTGACCTGGAGCATTGTAACCTCCAGCCGGAGGATGGCCGAGGTGTTCGAGACCAGCATGGAAGGTGTGGTCGGGGATGCCGGTGTGGTGCAGGAGGCCGCCCGCAAGCTGGATACCATTGCCTGCCGTGCGGCCAGTGGCATTGACATGGTTAATGGTGCGGTCAGCCAGGTTTCGGACTTTGTGACCAGCCTGGCCTGTTCGGCCGAGGATTTGTCCCGTTCCAGTGCCGACATGATCGAGCGTTTGTCCAGTGCCAATACCCTGACCATCAACGGGGTGGAAATGGCCGAGGACAGCATGCGTGCCGTGTCTGGTTTGTCGCGGGTGGCAAAGGAAATTAACGGCGTGGTGGACCTGATCACCGAAATTGCGGAGCAGACCAACATCCTGGCCCTGAACGCCACGGTCGAGGCCGCCCGTGCCGGAGCCGCCGGCCGGGGGTTCGCCGTGGTTGCCAACGAGGTGAAAAAGCTGGCCCGCCAGACCGCCGCCGCCACCGAGGATGTGCGGGTGCGGGTTGCCGCCGTGGCCGATGTCAGCCAGGACGTGGCCAATGCCATGATCCGTGTCAGCCGCCTGATTTCCGGTGTCAACGGACTGGTTGGTGACCTGACATCATCGATGGTTGACCAGTCCCGCGCCACGGGGGTAATTGCAGACAGGATCCAGCAGACATCCACCCGGATGATCCAGGCGGCCGAGGATCTGGACGCCTTGTCCGAAGCCACGCAGGCCACGCGATCTGAAGCAGGATCCTTGCTGGAGGTGTCCACCACCCTGTCGCAGCGATCCGGTCGTTTGAGCCGGGAGTGGTCGGGGTTCAGTGCGGGAGCCCTGCGGTTGGCGGTTTAG